A part of Caretta caretta isolate rCarCar2 chromosome 1, rCarCar1.hap1, whole genome shotgun sequence genomic DNA contains:
- the GET1 gene encoding guided entry of tail-anchored proteins factor 1 isoform X1 yields MAESGAWLLVLSSVFLCNLLKILLPTCSSIISRLLQKDAEQESQMRADIQNMKQELSTISMMDEFARYARLERKINKMTDKLKTHVKARTAQLAKIKWVINIVFYILQAALMISLIWKYYSEPVTVLPSKWLAPLERLVAFPTGVAGGVGITCWLVVCNKVVAIMLHPFS; encoded by the exons ATGGCGGAGAGCGGCGCGTGGCTGCTCGTGCTGAGTTCGGTGTTTCTGTGCAACCTTCTCAAAATCCTCCTGCCCACCTGCTCCTCTATT aTATCCAGACTGCTACAGAAGGATGCAGAGCAGGAGTCCCAGATGAGAGCTGACATTCAGAACATGAAGCAAGAACTCTCAACCATTAGTATGATGGATGAGTTTGCTAGATATGCCCGACTGGAAAGAAAGATTAACAAAATGACTGACAAACTTAAAACTCATG tgaAAGCACGAACTGCTCAATTAGCCAAAATAAAGTGGGTGATAAATATTGTATTCTACATTTTACAA GCTGCCTTGATGATCTCACTAATTTGGAAATATTATTCTGAGCCAGTTACTGTGCTTCCAAGCAAATGGCTAGCCCCACTGGAACGTTTAGTAGCCTTTCCTACAGGAGTGGCAG ggGGTGTTGGAATTACATGCTGGCTTGTCGTCTGCAACAAAGTTGTGGCCATTATGCTTCACCCTTTCAGCTGA
- the GET1 gene encoding guided entry of tail-anchored proteins factor 1 isoform X2: MISRLLQKDAEQESQMRADIQNMKQELSTISMMDEFARYARLERKINKMTDKLKTHVKARTAQLAKIKWVINIVFYILQAALMISLIWKYYSEPVTVLPSKWLAPLERLVAFPTGVAGGVGITCWLVVCNKVVAIMLHPFS, from the exons ATG aTATCCAGACTGCTACAGAAGGATGCAGAGCAGGAGTCCCAGATGAGAGCTGACATTCAGAACATGAAGCAAGAACTCTCAACCATTAGTATGATGGATGAGTTTGCTAGATATGCCCGACTGGAAAGAAAGATTAACAAAATGACTGACAAACTTAAAACTCATG tgaAAGCACGAACTGCTCAATTAGCCAAAATAAAGTGGGTGATAAATATTGTATTCTACATTTTACAA GCTGCCTTGATGATCTCACTAATTTGGAAATATTATTCTGAGCCAGTTACTGTGCTTCCAAGCAAATGGCTAGCCCCACTGGAACGTTTAGTAGCCTTTCCTACAGGAGTGGCAG ggGGTGTTGGAATTACATGCTGGCTTGTCGTCTGCAACAAAGTTGTGGCCATTATGCTTCACCCTTTCAGCTGA